Genomic DNA from Rubinisphaera margarita:
TTCCGGTCCTGAAAGCGAGCTTCGTGATTCGTTTCCCGAATCGGAATCGCGTCGGTGACGGTCGGGATCGAATCGTTGAGCAGTTTGAAATCATCTCGCAGGATGCCATACCGCAGCACGCGGCTGTTCCCACCGGAGCTCGACGTTGAACCTTCCGGCGGTTTCTTGCTGCGCACGATAATGTTGTTCGCACCCAGGGCGAGCACCTGCTCCTGGGCCTGTTTACTGGCTCCTTCGCCAATCGCGAGCATGGCGATGACCGAGAAGACACCGAACACGATTCCGAGCATCGTCAGTCCGGATCGCAGCCGCTGCAGCATCAGACTCTTGAGCGCCAAATGAACGGCGCGGAACGTCTGCTTCAGATTCATGGAAAAGCCTGAACATTTGCCGTGTGAGGATCTGGGGAGGGCGACCGGAGGAATTTCATGAGACCCTCCCGACGAAGCCGAAAGTCCATGATGCGTTCCGGGTTAATCCATCCATCATACGCAGCGGCACGGATGGGATAAAGAACCAGGGCGGGAAAAGATCACCTTTCATGCATATGTTGCAGCCGGTCGTGCGGGCTTCAACTCTCTGGTTCCACCGCAGCGATCTGTTCCGTCTGGCGCTCCTCTTCCTTTTCTTCCAGACGTCGGGCTTCGATGAGAGCCGAGGAAATCAGCCCCGTCGGAACCGCGACGATCCCCAGCCCCACCAGGAGCACGAAAAAGGTGAAGATTCGGCCACCGAGCGTGATGGGGTAAATATCCCCGTACCCGACCGTGGTCAGAGTGGCGATGGACCACCATAAACTATGAAACACCGAGCCGAACCGATCGGGCTGCTCCTGATGCTCGAAAAAGTAAATTCCGACCGCCGAGAGGTAGATCAGGATTCCCGCCAGCAGCCCGAAGACCGTCAGTTCGTCCTTCGAGAGGAGCAGAGCCTTGTGAAACCGGCAAATCGCCGTGCTGTAGCGGGCCAGTTTGAGGACGCGAAACAGTCGCATCAGACGGAAGGCCCGGACCGAACGGAGATCGATGCCGAGACCGATGTAGAACGGCAGAATCGAGATCAGATCAACCAGGCCGAAGAAGCTGAAGATGAACCCGAGCCGGTTCTCGGCGAACGCGACCCGCAGCAGATACTCCGCCGTGAAGATGCTGACGATCACGATTTCGATGAAGAACAGAACCCGCTGCACGGAGGGGGAAAGGTTCGGCAAGGTCTCAATCGAGAACGTGATCAACGAGAGGACAATCAGGATCTGAATGCAGAGGCTGAAGATCCGCGACGAACGCGAATCCTTCTCGTTGATCATTTCCGCCAGAACGTACCGGGCCCGCATCATTCCAGGAATTTGCCTTTGCTGAAGGTGAAACGTCCATCCTGGAAAGGAATCAGCTCTCAATGTGACGGAACACGTTGAATCGCGTGTACTCCCAGTGGCGATACAGCTCGTTGCCGGAGAGCAGGTTCTGATGCGTATTCATCGTGGCGACCTTGCCCTGATAGAGCAGCACGATCCGATCGCAGCGGCGGATGGTCGACATCCGGCTCGGGATGACGATCGTTGTTCGCCCCGGGCAGATCTGATCGTAGGCATCGTCGATCATCGACTTGTCTTCTTCGCTCAGCTGCACGTCCGGCTCTTCCAGCAGCAGCATCGCCGGGTTTCGTAACAGCGCCCGGGCCAACCCGAGTCGATACGCCTGACCGGGACTCAACTGCTCGCCATGTTCGCCGAGAACGGTTTCATATCCCTGCGGCAGACGTTGAACGAAGTTGTGAGCGTGCACCTTCTTCGCGGCATTGATCGCATCGGACTGCGTGTAGTTCGGGTCGCCGCAAAGGATATTCTCCATCACGTTGCCGGTGAAGTACAGATCGCGTCCACCGACATAGAGTGTTTCAGCCCGTAACGATTCGAGCGTGACCCATGCGATGTCTTCGCCGTCGATCAGCACCCGGCCTTCGTGCGGCTCCAAAAAACGCGGCAGCATATAAAGCATGGCCCGCGCTTCGAGCGGATTGGCAGAAGCGATGACCGTCATCCCGCCCGCCGGCACTTTGACCTCGAATTGATCGAGCAGCCTCTTGCCGGTCAATCCGGGCAGGCTGTAAGTCACATTCTCGAAGGTGATGAACCGCGAGAGCGGATCGAGGAACTTCGCCCCGACAGCCTGGCCGACTTCGGGGATCTGGTTCAGATAGCGGTAGATTCGTTCCGCCGCGAGAGCCGTTTCGTGGCGGATGCCGATCAGATCCCGCAGTCGGGCGAGCGGTTTGTAAGCCGCCACGAACACAAGACTCAGGATCACCACCTCCGCGACGTGCATGCTTTGCGGATGCTCGGCGGGCAGCAGCATCTTGTTACCGACGAGAATCGCCAGCAGCAGAAACACGAGGACGACCATCACCCAGCAGAGCCAGCGGGAGAGAATATCACGCCGGCGGACTGTTGTGGACGTGGTCGAAAGCTGCTCGAGGAGACGCCCGAAATTCGAGTTGTCGTAGTTCTCCATCGAGTAGCCGCGGATGAGTCGGGTTTTCGTCAGGCTCTCGGCGAGCACGTTCCCGCGAAGTTCGGCCTGCGATTCGGCCAGCTTCCTGGAGGCATCGAACCGGGACCGTTCCCGGGCGACCAGCCACCAGCAGAGCAGCAGCGGGCCGAGCATCTGCACGAAGACACGCGGACTCACGATCAGCCCCAGAACGACCAGCATCGCCAGGGCCACGGGATGGAAGATCAGCCGGTAGACATTCGCGGTGACGCCATCCTGAATGGTCACGGTATCGTTACGGAACAGCTCATGGGCGGTTCCGACCTGCATATCCAGCAAGTCGCTGGGGCCGAGACGCATCGCCTGACGGTGCAGCGAGCGACGCATCTGGTTGGAGACAGTCATCCCCAGCCGAGCCGCCAGCAGCCGGCAGCGAACGAGAATCAGCCCCCGCAGCAATCCGAGAATCGACCCGACCGCGAGCAGGATAATCAGAGCGGAAAAGTTATCGAGCAGCATCGGGACCTGCGCGGCGAGCCGGCTCAGAGGCTCCGCCCAGATGCGATCCTGGAACGACCAGAGCGAATGCAGGATGCCCCGGTTCTGCAACTCGATGTCATCGGGAAGCACTTCTTCCTCGACTGGATAGACCAGATCAAGCATAGGCCCGAAGCGTTCGCGGGCAGCGGCTATCTCCGAGCCCTGCAGCAGAATCGAGCCGCGGCTCACAAACAGGTCGACAATCAGCAGGCCGACCAGAAACATCAGAGCGAGCAGCAGAGAGGAGAGCACGGACAGAGCCATCAGCTGGATCGTGCTCGACTGCCGCCAGAGCGAACGCGGAACGAGCTTCTTCCACGTCGACTGCGCATCGTTGTTGAACGTACTCACGGTGTCACCTCGAAGATCGCATCTCAACAGGGAAGGGAGCGATTCCCGGGGACAGAGGGACAAAGTCTCATCGACTCGTCCTGGCCCGTTCGTGCAGTCCGCTGCGGTGTCGACATTCCGGCCGCCCGACATCCGGTCCATCGGGTGGGAACTTCTGGAAGACGACAGACAGCAGATGCGACGATTCCGTTCACCGATGAATCACCGGCTCATCGTGGATTCCCCGATGAGCCATCAGTCCATCATACCGGCTCGGCCCCGCGCGGCCAGTCTTTACCGGTCCGGACGCGACGGCTTCGACGAATCCCACTGCGAAGGATCGCTCGATCGTCACACTACGCGAGATCGCGGTCCTCGAACAGAATAAATGCGAGCAAAATCGCCCCGGCACAGTAAGCCAGACCATACAGGGCCGCAAACCCGAGGTAATCGGGAGGAACCAACGTCCCGGTCGCAATCGAAGCACTCATGTTGAACGCATCCAGGTTCGGCAGCACCGTCGCGAACAAACGAGCCACGAAGGAGACGAACTCCAGCTCCTGCCGCGTTTCACT
This window encodes:
- a CDS encoding ion transporter, with translation MRARYVLAEMINEKDSRSSRIFSLCIQILIVLSLITFSIETLPNLSPSVQRVLFFIEIVIVSIFTAEYLLRVAFAENRLGFIFSFFGLVDLISILPFYIGLGIDLRSVRAFRLMRLFRVLKLARYSTAICRFHKALLLSKDELTVFGLLAGILIYLSAVGIYFFEHQEQPDRFGSVFHSLWWSIATLTTVGYGDIYPITLGGRIFTFFVLLVGLGIVAVPTGLISSALIEARRLEEKEEERQTEQIAAVEPES
- a CDS encoding ABC transporter transmembrane domain-containing protein, translating into MSTFNNDAQSTWKKLVPRSLWRQSSTIQLMALSVLSSLLLALMFLVGLLIVDLFVSRGSILLQGSEIAAARERFGPMLDLVYPVEEEVLPDDIELQNRGILHSLWSFQDRIWAEPLSRLAAQVPMLLDNFSALIILLAVGSILGLLRGLILVRCRLLAARLGMTVSNQMRRSLHRQAMRLGPSDLLDMQVGTAHELFRNDTVTIQDGVTANVYRLIFHPVALAMLVVLGLIVSPRVFVQMLGPLLLCWWLVARERSRFDASRKLAESQAELRGNVLAESLTKTRLIRGYSMENYDNSNFGRLLEQLSTTSTTVRRRDILSRWLCWVMVVLVFLLLAILVGNKMLLPAEHPQSMHVAEVVILSLVFVAAYKPLARLRDLIGIRHETALAAERIYRYLNQIPEVGQAVGAKFLDPLSRFITFENVTYSLPGLTGKRLLDQFEVKVPAGGMTVIASANPLEARAMLYMLPRFLEPHEGRVLIDGEDIAWVTLESLRAETLYVGGRDLYFTGNVMENILCGDPNYTQSDAINAAKKVHAHNFVQRLPQGYETVLGEHGEQLSPGQAYRLGLARALLRNPAMLLLEEPDVQLSEEDKSMIDDAYDQICPGRTTIVIPSRMSTIRRCDRIVLLYQGKVATMNTHQNLLSGNELYRHWEYTRFNVFRHIES